The Fusobacterium pseudoperiodonticum DNA window AAGATATCAGTTATTGGTTCAGGTGGATGGGGAATAGCCCTGACTATTCTATTACACAAAAATGGACACGAGTTGACAGTTTGGTCTTTTGATAAAAAAGAAGCCGAAGAATTAAAAATAACTAGAGAAAATAAAGCTAAATTAGCTAATATATTACTTCCTGAGGATATAGTAGTGACTGATGATTTAAAAGAAGCTGTAACAGATAAAGATATTTTAGTCCTAGCTGTTCCTTCAAAGGCAGTAAGATCTGTTTCAAAATCTTTAAAAGATATTGTTAAAGAGAAACAAATTATAGTCAATGTTGCAAAAGGACTAGAAGAAGATACTTTAGCAACTATGACAGATATTATAGAAGAAGAATTGAAAGGTAAAAATCCACAAGTTGCAGTTCTATCAGGACCAAGCCATGCTGAAGAAGTAGGTAAGGGTATACCAACTACTTGTGTTGTATCAGCTCATAATAAGGAACTTACATTATATTTGCAAAATATCTTTATGAATCCAGCTTTCAGAGTATATACAAGTCCTGATATGCTTGGAGTAGAAGTAGGAGGAGCTTTAAAAAATGTTATTGCTCTAGCTGCTGGAATAGCTGACGGGCTAAACTATGGAGATAATACAAAGGCTGCCCTTATAACTCGTGGGATAAAAGAAATTGCAACTTTAGGAGTTGCAATGGGAGGAGAACAATCTACTTTCTATGGTTTAACAGGTTTAGGAGACTTAATAGTAACTTGTGCTAGTATGCACAGTAGAAATAGAAGAGCAGGTATTTTACTAGGGCAAGGAAAAACTTTAGATGAAGCTATAAAAGAAGTAAATATGGTTGTTGAAGGTGTATACAGTGCTAAATCTGCTTTGATGGCTGCTAGAAAATATAATGTAGAAATCCCTATAATAGAGCAGGTAAATGCTGTTTTATTTGAAAATAAAAATGCTGCTGAAGCAGTTAATGAACTTATGATAAGAGATAAAAAATTAGAAATTCAATCTTGGTAATGAAAGGGAAAAGAGGATATAATAATGAAAAAGATTTTTTTAATGTTTATTGCAATTTTATTAATCAATGCTTGTACTAATACAAGTGTACCGTTTAATGAAGTGGAATCAAGTTTAAATCAAAAATATATTAGCCTAAGTAATGAATATTACAGAATGCTAGAAAATCCAATAGTAGAAAGAGATAGAAGAGCTATATTAAGTAAGTTTGAAAGCTTTAGAGCAGAAGTTAGGGATATAAAGAAAACTAGAAAGAAAGCTAGTTCTGATGAATTAAGAGTATTGAATTCACTTATTGATAAAGCAAGTATAAACATACAATATTTAAATGATTTAGCAGAATAAAAATAAGCTATTGCAAAATAATAAAAAGTAAAAAATAGTTCGTTACTGAGTAACTTACTTATTTTTTACTTTTGAATTGAAATTTATTCGCAATAGCTTATTTTCTATTGTTGTGGTTCAAATACAAATGTCTTTGTAAAATAAACCTTTATATTTTTTCCCTTATGGAATATAGGTTTAAATTTCCATTTCTTAATAGCTTTCATAACTTCTGCATCAAAGCCTAAATCTTTATGAGATTTTATTATTTCAGCCTTTTCAACATTACCCTTTAATCCTACTAAGAATTTTACAGTTACTTGTACCTTCTTTGAGTATCCTATAGATTCAGCTTGAGAAGGATAATCAGGTTCTACCTCATTAATTATTTGATAGTTTATTCCTTCAGAAGTAAGAGCTATATTAGTTCCATCTCCATCTACAATGAAGTTTGAACCTAAGTCTTCACCTGAAGAGTTTCCATTAGGAGAGCCACCATCACTGCTATGATTACTTGACTTATCAGAAGAATTTGTACTAGAGCTTTCTGAACTACTATTAGAAGAATTATCAGAATGACTTGTATCTTCTTTACTAGAAATATTGCTTTCAATTTTCTTTTCTTCTGTTTTTTCAGCCTTCTTTTCAATAGGTTTTTCAACAGGCTTTTTCTCCTCAACTTTCTTTTCTTCTACTTTTTTCTCAATTTTAGGTTCACTCTTAGGCTTTTCTTCTTTAGGTTTTTCTCTTTCTTGAGTATCAAGAGTTTTAGCACTAGGATTATCAGAAGTTTGTTTTACAACAAAAGCAATGGGAACAACTTCGTTTTTAACTAATTTTTCTTTTTCTACTTCATCTGTTTTAATGTTAGCAAAAAGAAATAATATAGCTAAATGCACTATAAGGGATATAAGAATATATTTTTTCATAGTACCCCCTATTCATAGAAACTTAATCCTAAATTGTCCACACCATTTTCTTTTATCTTAGTTATAACGTCCATAATTACTTGATATTTTAAATTTTTATCTGCTGAAACAGTAGCTTCTTTAGCAGTTTTTAAGTAAGAATCTATTTCTGAAAATTGAATTTGAGTGATTTTTCCATCTTCAGAGATATGATAATTTCCATCTTTATCTATTATAATTTCAATACTTTTAGTTTTGTCAGTTTGTTGTATAGTAGAGCTAGGTAAATCTATTTGTACTGAACCAAAGTTATTAAATGTTGTTGTTACCATGAAGAATATAATTAAAAGAAATACAACATCTATAAGAGGAGTCAAATCTAATTTAGCCGATTCTCTACTTTTTTTGTATTTGCTCATTTTTATCTCCTAAATATATTTATTATGTTTGTGACGATATCGTCTATTTCATTTTCCATCTTTTCTAATCTTCTATTTAAATAGTTATAGACAACGATAACTGGAATAGCTATCATAAGTCCTGCAGCAGTTGTTAAAAGAGCTTCAGCGATACCATCAGCAACTATAGCAGCATCTCCTGCACCATACTTAGAAATGTTTGTAAAGGCTTTAATCATACCTGTAACTGTTCCTAGTAAACCTAACATAGGTGAAATACTAATAATACTTGACAGAAGATTTAATCTGCTTTCATAAGGAGAAGTTTCTTGAATAGTGATTTCTTTTAAAATAAACTCATAGTCTTGAACTTCCATTCCTTTTTCAGCTTTTTCTAAAAATTTCTTTACAGCAGAAGCCACACAACTTTTTTTAGAAGCACAAAGATTTCTAGCTTCATCAATTTTTTTATTGGCTACTAAAGAAAGGATTTCTTCTTTAAAAGTATTTCCTACAGCCTTCTCATTCCTAGAAAAAAATGCTATTCTTTCCAATATAACAGCAAAAGCAGCTACGGAAATAATAGTTAATACCCATAGTATTGGTCCCCCAACTTGTAAATAATGTAACATAACACTGTCCTCCTACAAAATTTTTCATTCTAGATACTTTTATAATATATTATTTAAAAAGTCAAGATATTTTTTATTGTGTTTTTAAGTTTGTCAAAATAAAAACAAAAAATTCTAAAAAAATGAAAAAATAAAAATAAAAGGTTGAAATTATTTCATAAAAATAGTATCCTATATAAAAAGGAATAAATAATAACAAGGAGAGTGTAATCATATGGCAGATAATAGTAATGTAGATATAGTTTTTCTAAAGCCTTCTAAATTTGAAGATTGCGTAGTTTGTGCAAAATATATAAAGGAAGATAAGATAGTTAATATGAATTTAAGTCAACTAGATGATAAAGACTCAAGAAGAGTTTTAGACTATGTTGCTGGAGCAATTTTTATTACTAAGGCAGATATTGTTAATGTAGGTAATAGAATTTTCTGTTCAGTCCCTGTTAGTAAAAGCTTTTTAAATGAAACTGATAGAGAAAGTGTTCGTGACTATGAAACTGAAGAAGAAATAATCAGAAAATAATTGATATTAAATAAGAAGTCTAATTTTAATAGACTTCTTTTTTGTAAGGAGATATTATGAAAAGAATTTTATTAATTTTATTTATATTTTTTTCTGTAACAGTTTTATCAAAAGAAAAATATGTTGTGTGCCTAGACCCTGGACATCAAACAAAAGGAAACCCTGCCCTTGAAGAAATTGCACCTAATAGCGATAAGAAAAAAGCAAAGGTTACAACAGGAACTAGGGGAGTTGTTACAAAGAAATATGAATCTGAGCTTATGTTGGAAATAGCTTTAAAATTGAAAACTAGCTTAGAAAGCAAAGGTTATAAAGTTATAATGACTAGAACAAAAAACGATGTGGATATAAGTAACAAAGAAAGAGCTATATTTGCTAATGACAACAAAGCAGATGTCTATATAAGATTGCATGCCGATGGTAGTGAAAATAAAAATGCTGCTGGAGCAAGTGTTTTAACTTCATCACCTAAAAATAAATATACAACAAAAGTTCAAAAAGAAAGTGAAAAATTTTCAAAGATACTGTTAGAAGAATATGTAAAGGCAACAGGAGCTAAAAATAGAGGTCTTATATATAGAGATGACTTAACAGGAACAAACTGGGCTACTGTACCTAATACTTTAATAGAACTAGGATTTATGTCTAATGCTGAAGAAGATAAGAAATTATCTGAAAAAGATTATCAAGATAAGATAGTTAAAGGACTAGTGAATGGAATAGAAAGATACTTAGGAGGTAAATAATGAGTGTACATATAGCAGCAAAAAATGGTGAGATTGCAGATACTGTATTATTGCCAGGTGATCCTAAAAGAGCAAAATGGATAGCAGAAAACTTTTTAGAAAATGCAGTTTGCTATACAGATATTAGAGGAATGTTAGGATTTACAGGAACTTATAAGGGAAAAAGAATTTCTGTTCAAGGGACAGGTATGGGTATACCTTCTATGTCTATTTACATAACTGAACTTATGAAAGATTATGGAGTTAAAACACTAATAAGAGTTGGTTCAGCAGGTTCTTATCAAGAAGATGTTAAAATTCGTGATATAGTTGTAGCACTATCTACTTCAACAGACTCAAATATAAATAATAGAAGATTTAAAGGAGCTTCTTTTGCTCCTACAGTAAATTTCGATTTATTATCTAAAGTTTTAAAAACAGCTGAAGAAAAAAATATAAAAATAAAGGCTGGAAATATTTTAACAAGTGATGAATTCTATAATGATGACCCTAGTTATTTTAAGAAATGGGCTGAGTTTGGAGTTCTTGCTGTTGAAATGGAAACAGCAGCACTCTATACTTTAGCAAGTAAATATAAGGCAAAGGCTCTTTCAATCTTAACTATTTCAGATTCTTTGGTTAGTCCTGAAATAACAAGCTCTGAAGAAAGAGAAAAAACATTCAATGAAATGATTGAACTTGCTCTTGAAACAGCAATAAAATAAAAAAGTAAAAAATAACTTATTACTGAGTAGATTTTAGAAAATTTTCTTTGAAAAATTTAAATAATTTATATTATATATAGCGATTACTTGCCAGCCTATAATGGTTCTAGAGCTCCACAAAGGCTTTTTCACCATTATAGGACGTCGCAGTAATCTTATTGAAAACTATTAGTTATTTAGTCAAAGAAAATTTTTAATGATAAATTATGGTGTAACTCGTTTATTTTTTACTTTTTTTAGTATTCAAAGAATATTTCTATTGTTTTTTCATCAGATTTTTTACCTATAAGTGAGAATATTACAAAAGCTGTAAGAGCAACAACAAGATCTGCATGTCCTTTTACATTCTATTTATAAGGTGCCAAGCTTCAACTCATAATAGTTGTAAATATTATAAAAAATAGTAAAATTATATAAGAAATATTGATTTTGAACAATATAGTGCTTACTGATATGGAGGTGCAAAATGATAGAGATTACAAAAGAAAAAGATGAGATAGAAATAGTAAAAAGTTACAAAAAGATTATAAAATATAGTCAAGCTTTTATGATATTTGTAATTTTGCTATTTTCTTTTATAACTTTTAAACTTTCAGAAATGATTTTTAATCCTCTTTCAATTATGTTTTTTATATACTTTATTATCTTTTCTTTTTTTGCAATTTCCTATGAAAAAATAACAATAAAAGAAAATTATATATTACTAGAAGCGATAAGAAATAATAAGAGCATTTGCTACTCTCAAAAAATATTTCTAGATGAAATTAACAAAATTTATTTTAAATCATCATTTTGGGGAGGTAGATTAGATTTATTAACTTATTCAATAGTTACATTTGATAGATACTTAAAAATAGAAACAACTGAAAAGACTTATTCATTTGGAAAAGAAATAGATTATGAGGATTATTTGAAAATAAACAAAATTCTTATAGACAAAGTAAGAGAATATAAAGCTGAAAAAATAATATTAGATAAAGAAAGAAATAGAGAAGAAGAATTAGAAGCAATGTATAATTTAGGAATAGAAGAAAGATATATAGAGATACTGAATGCTATTATAGATGAAGAAAAATTATTTATTTCAAAGAAAGAAGAAAATTTCTTAATAGATACTATTAATAAGTCAAAAGATTCACAAGAAAGAGATTTCTATGTTTTTTATGTAGACTATCTATCAAAAAAAGAATATGAAAATAAAAAAGTCTTGGTAGGATATAATGGAGTTGATGGAAAAGAAGTGACTATGTCAAAGTTAAAGGAAGATATAAATAAGCTAAGAGATGATAGAAGTACATTTAAATAATTTTAAATTTTGAACTGCACAATAATCTTGGGTACGAGAGAAAGTGTAGTTTTTTAATAAATAGGACATAAAAGGACAAATGCATTGAAATTTGATTTTTTGCAGAAAAATTGCTATTCTAAAAAAGGTTAAAATATTAAGAAAGGAAGCAAAATACTATGAAAAGAAAATTATTTTTTGGGAAAATATTATTATCAATTTTATTAACTTTTGTTTTTGTTGCTTGTCAAAAAGAAGAGAGCAAAGAAGAGAGCATTAGAACAGTATCAACAGTGGATATAGATAGTTTAAATCCTTATCAAGTTGTTTCTAGTAATTCTGATCAAATTCTTTTAAATGTGTTTGAAGGATTAGTTATGCCAGGAACAGATGGAACAGTTATTCCTGCCTTAGCAGAATCTTATGAAGTTTCAGAAGATGGTAAGACATATACATTTACAATCAGAAAGGGAGTAAAATTTCACAATGGAAATGATATGGATATTAAGGACGTAGAATTTTCATTAAATTATATGTCAGGAAAGTTAGGAAATGCTCCAACAGAAGCTCTATTTGAAAATATTGAAAAAATAGAAGTATTAGATGATTCACATATTGCAATTCATCTGTCTGAACCTGACTCTAGTTTTATTTACTATATGAAAGAAGCAATAGTTCCTGATGAAAATAAAGATCATTTAAATGATACTGCAATAGGAACAGGGCCATATAAAATTAGTGAATATCAAAGAGACCAAAAATTAGTTCTTAGTAAAAATGAAGAATACTGGGGAGAAAAAGCAATAATTCCAACAGTTTCAATCTTAATAAGTCCAAATTCAGAAACAAATTTTCTTAAATTGTTATCTGGTGAAATAAATTTCTTATCAGGTATTGATTCTAAAAGAATTCCTGAATTAGATAAATATCAAATTCTTAATTCACCTTCAAATTTATCTTTAATTTTAGCATTAAACCTTAAGGAAAAACCTTTTGATGATATTGAAGTACGTAAAGCAATTAATCTTGCAATTGATAAAAATAAAATAATTCAATTGGCAATGAATGGTAAAGGAAGTCCTATTTATTCAAATATGAGTCCTGTTATGTCAAAATTTTTATGGGCTGCTCCTGAAGAAAAAGCAGATCCTCAAAAAGCAAAACAAATTTTAGAAGAAAAGAAACTGTTACCTATGAAATTCACTTTAAAAGTTCCAAATAGCTCTAAGATTTATTTAGATACTGCTCAATCTATTAAAGAACAATTAAAAGAGGTAGGAATTACAGTTAATCTAGAAATAATTGAATGGGCAACTTGGCTTTCTGATGTATATACTAATAGAAAATATGAGGCAAGTTTAGCAGGTTTAGCTGGGAAAATGGAACCTGATGCTATTTTAAGAAGATATACTTCTACTTATGCAAAAAACTTTACAAATTTTAATAATCCAAAATATGATGCTTTAATAGAAGAAGCTAAAAGAACTTCAAATGAAGCAAAACAAGTAGAAAACTACAAGGAAGCTCAGAAAATTTTAGCTGAAGAACAAGCAGCTATTTTCCTTATGGATCCAAATACTATAATTGCAACAGAAAAAGGATTAGAAGGATTTGAATTTTATCCATTACCATATTTTAATTTTGCAAAACTATACTTTAAAAAATAAGGAAAAATTATGTATTATATAAAAAAAATTTTTAGAATGCTTTTAAGCGTTTTTTCCATTGGAACCTTTTCTTTTTTACTTTTAGAATTGATTCCTGGAGATCCAGAAACTACTATTTTAGGACTAGAAGCAAGTGCTAAAGATCTTGAAAATTTAAGAGAACAATTAGGATTAAATCTAAGCTTTGGAACAAGGTATTGGAATTGGCTTTGTGGAGTTTTTCAAGGTGATTTAGGGATTTCTTTCAAATACAAAGAGCCTGTGTTTAAGCTAATTTTAGAAAGACTTCCCTTGACACTTAAAATTGCTTTTATTTCTATATTTATTATTTTCTTGGTATCTATACCTTTATCGTTTTTTCTACACAATACTAAGAGTAAAAGAATTAAAAAGATAGGAGAATCTATTTTTAGTTTATTTATTTCTATACCTTCTTTTTGGTTAGGAATTATATTTATGTACCTATTTGGAATCATCTTAAAATGGACATCAACAGGATACAATAACTCTTGGCAGTCATTAATACTTCCATGTATAGTTATTTCAATTCCTAAAATAGGTTGGATAAGTATGCACTTATATTCGAATTTATATAAAGAATTAAGAGAAGATTATATTAAATATCTTTATTCTAATGGAATGAAAAAAATCTATTTGAATTTTTACATATTAAAAAATGCTTTTTTACCAATTATTCCTTTGACAGGAATGTTACTATTAGAATTAATTACTGGAGTTGTTATCATAGAACAAATTTTTTCTATCCCTGGAATTGGAAGACTTCTAGTACAATCTGTTTTAATGAGAGATATTCCTTTAATACAAGGTTTGATTTTTTATACATCAACTTTCGTGGTTCTTTTAAATTTTGTAATAGACATACTATATTCTTTATTAGACCCAAGAATCCAAGTAGGTGATCAATAATGAAAAAATGGCAATATTTTATATTAATTCTAGTAGGAATCATATTCTGTATTTTCTTTTATCAAAATCCATATAAGATTTCAGAAAACTTTACTTTATTAAAGCCTAGTTTTCAACATATTTTAGGAACAGATAATTTAGGAAGAGATATTTTTAGTCGTTTATTACTAGGAACTTTTTATAGTATTTTTCTTGCCTTTAGTGCTATTTTATTAGCAGCCATTGTTGGAAGTATACTAGGTGCAGTTGCAGGATATTTTGGTGGCTATATTGATGAATTTTTTCTGTTTATTTCAGAAATATTTATGTCAATACCAGTAATTTTAATTACTTTAGGAATTATTGTACTTCTGAATAATGGTTTTCATTCTATCATTTTGGCACTTTTTGTTTTATACATGCCAAGAACACTTTCTTATGTTAGAGGTTTAGTAAAAAGAGAAAAACATAAAAACTATATCAAGATAGCAAGAATTTATGGGGTTAGTAATTTCAGGATCATGAGGAGACATATTGCTCCTAATATTATACTTCCAATTC harbors:
- a CDS encoding NAD(P)H-dependent glycerol-3-phosphate dehydrogenase is translated as MAKISVIGSGGWGIALTILLHKNGHELTVWSFDKKEAEELKITRENKAKLANILLPEDIVVTDDLKEAVTDKDILVLAVPSKAVRSVSKSLKDIVKEKQIIVNVAKGLEEDTLATMTDIIEEELKGKNPQVAVLSGPSHAEEVGKGIPTTCVVSAHNKELTLYLQNIFMNPAFRVYTSPDMLGVEVGGALKNVIALAAGIADGLNYGDNTKAALITRGIKEIATLGVAMGGEQSTFYGLTGLGDLIVTCASMHSRNRRAGILLGQGKTLDEAIKEVNMVVEGVYSAKSALMAARKYNVEIPIIEQVNAVLFENKNAAEAVNELMIRDKKLEIQSW
- a CDS encoding energy transducer TonB family protein, whose product is MKKYILISLIVHLAILFLFANIKTDEVEKEKLVKNEVVPIAFVVKQTSDNPSAKTLDTQEREKPKEEKPKSEPKIEKKVEEKKVEEKKPVEKPIEKKAEKTEEKKIESNISSKEDTSHSDNSSNSSSESSSTNSSDKSSNHSSDGGSPNGNSSGEDLGSNFIVDGDGTNIALTSEGINYQIINEVEPDYPSQAESIGYSKKVQVTVKFLVGLKGNVEKAEIIKSHKDLGFDAEVMKAIKKWKFKPIFHKGKNIKVYFTKTFVFEPQQ
- a CDS encoding ExbD/TolR family protein; the protein is MSKYKKSRESAKLDLTPLIDVVFLLIIFFMVTTTFNNFGSVQIDLPSSTIQQTDKTKSIEIIIDKDGNYHISEDGKITQIQFSEIDSYLKTAKEATVSADKNLKYQVIMDVITKIKENGVDNLGLSFYE
- a CDS encoding MotA/TolQ/ExbB proton channel family protein, which translates into the protein MLHYLQVGGPILWVLTIISVAAFAVILERIAFFSRNEKAVGNTFKEEILSLVANKKIDEARNLCASKKSCVASAVKKFLEKAEKGMEVQDYEFILKEITIQETSPYESRLNLLSSIISISPMLGLLGTVTGMIKAFTNISKYGAGDAAIVADGIAEALLTTAAGLMIAIPVIVVYNYLNRRLEKMENEIDDIVTNIINIFRR
- a CDS encoding cell division protein SepF — its product is MADNSNVDIVFLKPSKFEDCVVCAKYIKEDKIVNMNLSQLDDKDSRRVLDYVAGAIFITKADIVNVGNRIFCSVPVSKSFLNETDRESVRDYETEEEIIRK
- a CDS encoding N-acetylmuramoyl-L-alanine amidase family protein is translated as MKRILLILFIFFSVTVLSKEKYVVCLDPGHQTKGNPALEEIAPNSDKKKAKVTTGTRGVVTKKYESELMLEIALKLKTSLESKGYKVIMTRTKNDVDISNKERAIFANDNKADVYIRLHADGSENKNAAGASVLTSSPKNKYTTKVQKESEKFSKILLEEYVKATGAKNRGLIYRDDLTGTNWATVPNTLIELGFMSNAEEDKKLSEKDYQDKIVKGLVNGIERYLGGK
- the deoD gene encoding purine-nucleoside phosphorylase → MSVHIAAKNGEIADTVLLPGDPKRAKWIAENFLENAVCYTDIRGMLGFTGTYKGKRISVQGTGMGIPSMSIYITELMKDYGVKTLIRVGSAGSYQEDVKIRDIVVALSTSTDSNINNRRFKGASFAPTVNFDLLSKVLKTAEEKNIKIKAGNILTSDEFYNDDPSYFKKWAEFGVLAVEMETAALYTLASKYKAKALSILTISDSLVSPEITSSEEREKTFNEMIELALETAIK
- a CDS encoding ABC transporter substrate-binding protein, with protein sequence MKRKLFFGKILLSILLTFVFVACQKEESKEESIRTVSTVDIDSLNPYQVVSSNSDQILLNVFEGLVMPGTDGTVIPALAESYEVSEDGKTYTFTIRKGVKFHNGNDMDIKDVEFSLNYMSGKLGNAPTEALFENIEKIEVLDDSHIAIHLSEPDSSFIYYMKEAIVPDENKDHLNDTAIGTGPYKISEYQRDQKLVLSKNEEYWGEKAIIPTVSILISPNSETNFLKLLSGEINFLSGIDSKRIPELDKYQILNSPSNLSLILALNLKEKPFDDIEVRKAINLAIDKNKIIQLAMNGKGSPIYSNMSPVMSKFLWAAPEEKADPQKAKQILEEKKLLPMKFTLKVPNSSKIYLDTAQSIKEQLKEVGITVNLEIIEWATWLSDVYTNRKYEASLAGLAGKMEPDAILRRYTSTYAKNFTNFNNPKYDALIEEAKRTSNEAKQVENYKEAQKILAEEQAAIFLMDPNTIIATEKGLEGFEFYPLPYFNFAKLYFKK
- a CDS encoding ABC transporter permease, which encodes MYYIKKIFRMLLSVFSIGTFSFLLLELIPGDPETTILGLEASAKDLENLREQLGLNLSFGTRYWNWLCGVFQGDLGISFKYKEPVFKLILERLPLTLKIAFISIFIIFLVSIPLSFFLHNTKSKRIKKIGESIFSLFISIPSFWLGIIFMYLFGIILKWTSTGYNNSWQSLILPCIVISIPKIGWISMHLYSNLYKELREDYIKYLYSNGMKKIYLNFYILKNAFLPIIPLTGMLLLELITGVVIIEQIFSIPGIGRLLVQSVLMRDIPLIQGLIFYTSTFVVLLNFVIDILYSLLDPRIQVGDQ
- a CDS encoding ABC transporter permease; the protein is MKKWQYFILILVGIIFCIFFYQNPYKISENFTLLKPSFQHILGTDNLGRDIFSRLLLGTFYSIFLAFSAILLAAIVGSILGAVAGYFGGYIDEFFLFISEIFMSIPVILITLGIIVLLNNGFHSIILALFVLYMPRTLSYVRGLVKREKHKNYIKIARIYGVSNFRIMRRHIAPNIILPILVNFSTNFAGAILTEASLGYLGFGIQPPYPTLGNMLNESQSYFLLAPWFTILPGLMILFLVYKINQISRKYQEKK